In Porites lutea chromosome 1, jaPorLute2.1, whole genome shotgun sequence, a single genomic region encodes these proteins:
- the LOC140923073 gene encoding uncharacterized protein, which yields MRCTGRLAKAELPTSVKHPILLEKDHHITSLIVEDSHKRVMHGGVKSTLTELRARFWIVQGRQFVRKLLYKCVICRKLEGRPYQAPPPPPLPEFRVKECSPFTYTGVDFAGPLYVKNHSGPQQKVWICLYTCCVTRAIHLDLVPSLTASAFMRSLRRFSARRGTPLLMVSDNGKTFKSAAREITKLMNDPGVKQYFANARMKWTFNLEKAPWWGGIFERLVRSVKRCLKKTIGGATLTYEELLTVVVEVEMILNCRPLSYVSGEDTEEPLTPSHLLCGRRLMSLPDSNNSDTPDYDIDVQPQDLSRRMQHLSNVLNHFWKRWRNEYLIELRNAHRYLNQNDTIRTVSVGDVVVVHEEDQPRGKWRVGKILDLIVGSDGCTRGALVQVRSKGGKCTKLRRPVQRLYPLEIQCEVPVQQATEVISSQNPDPVSTEVRTEQPVSTRSCPRRAAAVEADRRRKTWLEDLT from the coding sequence ATGAGGTGTACTGGACGCTTAGCCAAGGCGGAGTTACCAACTTCAGTCAAGCACCCCATTTTGTTGGAGAAAGACCACCACATCACATCCTTAATTGTCGAAGACAGCCATAAACGAGTTATGCATGGTGGTGTGAAGTCCACTCTGACAGAACTAAGAGCAAGATTTTGGATCGTACAGGGCAGACAGTTCGTTAGAAAGCTACTGTACAAGTGTGTGATTTGCAGAAAACTTGAAGGAAGGCCATATCAAGCTCCACCGCCCCCGCCCCTCCCAGAATTTAGAGTAAAGGAATGCTCACCATTTACCTATACTGGAGTTGATTTTGCGGGACCTCTCTATGTCAAAAATCATTCTGGCCCTCAGCAGAAAGTATGGATCTGCCTCTACACTTGTTGTGTTACCAGAGCTATTCATTTGGATCTCGTACCCAGCCTCACAGCCTCCGCATTCATGAGGAGTCTCAGAAGATTTTCTGCCCGTCGCGGCACTCCACTGTTGATGGTGTCTGATAATGGGAAAACCTTCAAGTCAGCAGCGCGAGAAATCACGAAACTGATGAACGACCCGGGAGTAAAACAGTACTTTGCCAATGCACGGATGAAGTGGACGTTCAACCTTGAAAAGGCCCCTTGGTGGGGTGGCATATTTGAAAGACTTGTCAGATCTGTTAAGAGATGTCTGAAGAAGACTATCGGCGGTGCAACCCTTACCTATGAAGAATTGCTTACAGTAGTCGTGGAAGTGGAAATGATACTGAACTGTAGACCTCTGTCCTACGTGTCTGGTGAGGATACTGAAGAACCCCTTACCCCGTCGCATCTCTTATGTGGGCGACGCCTAATGAGCCTTCCAGacagcaacaacagcgacaCTCCAGATTATGACATTGATGTTCAGCCACAGGATCTAAGCAGAAGAATGCAGCACCTGAGCAACGTTCTGAACCACTTTTGGAAAAGATGGAGAAACGAGTACCTGATCGAGTTGCGAAATGCCCATCGTTACCTTAATCAGAATGACACTATCAGAACTGTATCTGTTGGAGATGTAGTTGTTGTGCATGAAGAAGATCAGCCCAGAGGAAAATGGCGTGTTGGCAAGATTTTAGATCTCATCGTTGGATCTGATGGTTGTACCAGGGGAGCTTTGGTCCAAGTCCGAAGCAAGGGAGGAAAATGCACGAAACTCAGGCGCCCTGTGCAGCGGCTTTACCCTTTAGAGATCCAGTGCGAAGTTCCTGTCCAACAAGCAACCGAAGTAATCTCAAGCCAGAATCCTGATCCAGTTAGCACTGAAGTGAGAACTGAGCAACCAGTGTCTACACGAAGCTGTCCAAGACGAGCAGCTGCAGTTGAGGCTGACCGAAGAAGGAAGACCTGGCTGGAGGATCTGACTTAA